A genome region from Mugil cephalus isolate CIBA_MC_2020 chromosome 13, CIBA_Mcephalus_1.1, whole genome shotgun sequence includes the following:
- the pcbd1 gene encoding pterin-4-alpha-carbinolamine dehydratase, translating into MAGKIQGLTEEERAHLLPLLRSAQWVEVVGRDAIYKEFIFKDFNQAFGFMSRVALQAEKMDHHPEWFNVYNKVQITLSTHDCGGLSQRDITLATFIDQASLM; encoded by the exons ATG GCTGGTAAGATCCAGGGtctgacggaggaggagagggcccACCTACTCCCCCTGCTACGCAGCGCTCAGTGGGTGGAGGTCGTGGGACGGGACGCCATATACAAAGAGTTTATTTTCAAAGACTTCAACCAG gcTTTTGGTTTCATGTCTAGAGTGGCTTTACAGGCAGAAAAGATGGATCATCATCCTGAGTGGTTCAATGTCTATAATAAG GTCCAGATTACTCTCAGCACACATGACTGTGGAGGCCTGTCTCAGCGTGACATCACTCTGGCCACGTTCATCGACCAGGCGTCTCTAATGTGA
- the neurog3 gene encoding neurogenin-3, which yields MSPKVRCALDDLRASRDAVMLSRFSPTLPNTRKEVGGTSGDSGDHQKLQTVAGGEVSSDRRHEQPGQRGRRRMKANDRERHRMHNLNSALDVLRSILPALPEDAKLTKIETLRFARNYIWALSETLRMADQHGHAQDFLPLGSDLSSPASVSSAGWDSASSAECGYGTFDDFGSGNSSTSVDEMSCKIFNRDESTATIPVTFYFTSLRGEHRNAWHY from the coding sequence ATGTCTCCAAAAGTAAGATGCGCTCTCGATGACCTGCGCGCGTCCAGGGATGCCGTGATGCTCAGCAGGTTTTCACCAACTCTCCCCAACACGCGCAAAGAAGTTGGCGGCACTTCAGGAGACTCCGGTGACCATCAAAAACTACAGACTGTCGCTGGAGGGGAGGTGTCCTCCGACAGGCGACACGAGCAGCCTGGGCAGCGGGGCAGACGCAGAATGAAGGCGAACGACAGAGAGCGCCACAGGATGCACAACCTGAACTCCGCGCTGGACGTGCTCCGGAGCATCCTGCCAGCGCTGCCCGAAGACGCGAAGCTGACCAAGATAGAAACTCTGCGCTTCGCCCGCAACTACATCTGGGCTCTGAGCGAGACTCTGCGCATGGCCGACCAACACGGACACGCGCAGGACTTCCTGCCCTTGGGATCTGATCTGAGCAGCCCTGCCAGCGTCTCATCAGCCGGGTGGGACTCAGCTTCATCTGCAGAGTGTGGCTACGGGACATTTGACGATTTTGGCTCAGGAAACTCTTCCACGTCTGTTGATGAGATGAGCTGTAAGATCTTCAACAGAGATGAATCCACTGCCACTATCCCCGTCACCTTTTATTTCACGTCACTACGTGGAGAACATAGAAATGCTTGGCACTATTGA
- the sgpl1 gene encoding sphingosine-1-phosphate lyase 1 isoform X2, producing the protein MSSASALEVYKEMVLLYLEEGRRQVNSRCAELEPWQIIGASVITTLGAVWLKGFLFQQESLTSRIKKQFFRIIRIIPFVGNAIQSQLNKALDDMSASMCTLKEGMSYIKELPSKGLSQNQVMDKIREYETLNDVKWEKGCVSGAVYWGDESLTNLLVKVYGDFAWSNPLHPDIFPGVRKMEAEVVRMACSLFHGGPNSCGTVTSGGTESILMACKAYRDMAYERGVKYPEILAPVSVHAAFDKAAHYFGMKLIHIPLDKKTMKVDVKAMRRAISKNTAMLVCSAPQFPHGIVDPVEEVAKLAVRYNIPLHVDACLGGFLIVFMAKAGYPLAPFDFRVKGVTSISADTHKYGYAPKGSSVILYSDKKYRHYQYFVAPDWQGGIYASPSVAGSRPGGIIAACWATMMHMGEDGYVDATRKIINTARKIKTEIGKIKGVFVFGDPEVSVVAIGSDVFDIFRLSNALTSKGWNLNTLQYPSSIHICCTVLHTRPGVADKFIRDIKDQVAIIMKNPKEKTTGMGAIYGMAQSIPDRSMVTEISRGFLDCLYNTELPKSAVSHMNGNGKAH; encoded by the exons ATGTCTTCTGCT AGTGCCTTGGAGGTGTATAAGGAGATGGTGCTGCTGTACCTGGAGGAGGGCCGGCGGCAGGTGAACTCGCGCTGCGCGGAGCTGGAGCCGTGGCAGATCATCGGGGCCTCGGTCATCACCACGCTGGGAGCGGTGTGGCTCAAGGGCTTCCTTTTCCAGCAAGAAA GTCTCACATCCCGAATCAAGAAGCAGTTCTTTCGAATCATCAGAATTATACCCTTTGTTGGCAACGCA ATCCAGAGCCAGCTCAACAAGGCTTTGGATGACATGTCCGCAAGTATGTGCACTCTGAAGGAGGGGATGAGCTACATTAAAGAGCTGCCCTCTAAAGGTCTCTCTCAGAACCAAGTCATGGACAAAATCAGAGAGTATGAGACGCTGA ATGATGTGAAGTGGGAGAAAGGGTGCGTTTCGGGTGCAGTGTACTGGGGTGACGAGTCGCTGACCAACCTCCTGGTGAAG GTGTATGGAGACTTCGCGTGGAGCAACCCTCTTCACCCGGACATCTTTCCCGGCGTGAGGAAGATGGAAGCGGAGGTCGTCAGGATGGCTTGCTCACTTTTCCACGGTGGTCCTAACTCCTGTGGCACG GTGACTTCAGGAGGAACCGAGAGCATCCTGATGGCCTGCAAGGCTTACAGAGACATGGCCTACGAACGAGGTGTCAAATACCCTGAAAT CCTCGCACCCGTGAGCGTCCACGCGGCTTTTGACAAAGCGGCGCATTACTTCGGGATGAAGCTCATTCACATTCCCCTCGACAAGAAGACTATGAAAGTGGACGTGAAG GCTATGAGGAGAGCCATCAGCAAGAACACGGCCATGCTGGTCTGCTCTGCGCCTCAGTTTCCTCACGGAATCGTCGACCCTGTTGAGGAAGTGGCCAAG CTGGCCGTGCGCTACAACATCCCGCTGCATGTGGACGCTTGTCTGGGGGGTTTTCTCATTGTCTTCATGGCCAAGGCCGGTTATCCACTGGCCCCGTTTGACTTCAGGGTAAAAGGTGTAACCAGCATCTCTGCAGACACCCACAAG TATGGCTACGCCCCCAAAGGTTCCTCAGTGATCCTCTACAGTGACAAAAAGTACCGTCACTACCAGTACTTCGTAGCTCCGGACTGGCAGGGGGGAATCTACGCCTCGCCCTCTGTGGCGGGCTCCAGGCCGGGAGGGATCATCGCCGCCTGCTGGGCGACCATGATGCACATGGGAGAGGACGGATACGTCGACGCCACCAGGAAGATCATCAACACGGCGCGGAAGATCAAAACAGA AATCGGCAAGATTAAAGGAGTGTTCGTGTTTGGGGATCCGGAGGTGTCGGTGGTGGCCATCGGCTCTGACGTTTTTGACATTTTCCGTCTTTCTAATGCACTGACGTCGAAGGGCTGGAACCTGAACACTCTGCAGTACCCATCGAG CATCCACATTTGTTGCACGGTTTTGCACACCCGCCCAGGCGTCGCCGATAAGTTCATTCGCGACATCAAAGACCAGGTCGCCATCATCATGAAGAACCCCAAAGAGAAGACCACAGGAATG GGAGCGATCTACGGTATGGCCCAGTCCATCCCGGACAGGTCCATGGTGACGGAGATCTCCCGCGGTTTCCTGGACTGCCTCTACAACACCGAGCTCCCCAAGTCGGCCGTCAGCCACATGAACGGCAACGGCAAAGCCCACTGA
- the sgpl1 gene encoding sphingosine-1-phosphate lyase 1 isoform X1, producing MDYWSALEVYKEMVLLYLEEGRRQVNSRCAELEPWQIIGASVITTLGAVWLKGFLFQQESLTSRIKKQFFRIIRIIPFVGNAIQSQLNKALDDMSASMCTLKEGMSYIKELPSKGLSQNQVMDKIREYETLNDVKWEKGCVSGAVYWGDESLTNLLVKVYGDFAWSNPLHPDIFPGVRKMEAEVVRMACSLFHGGPNSCGTVTSGGTESILMACKAYRDMAYERGVKYPEILAPVSVHAAFDKAAHYFGMKLIHIPLDKKTMKVDVKAMRRAISKNTAMLVCSAPQFPHGIVDPVEEVAKLAVRYNIPLHVDACLGGFLIVFMAKAGYPLAPFDFRVKGVTSISADTHKYGYAPKGSSVILYSDKKYRHYQYFVAPDWQGGIYASPSVAGSRPGGIIAACWATMMHMGEDGYVDATRKIINTARKIKTEIGKIKGVFVFGDPEVSVVAIGSDVFDIFRLSNALTSKGWNLNTLQYPSSIHICCTVLHTRPGVADKFIRDIKDQVAIIMKNPKEKTTGMGAIYGMAQSIPDRSMVTEISRGFLDCLYNTELPKSAVSHMNGNGKAH from the exons ATGGATTACTGG AGTGCCTTGGAGGTGTATAAGGAGATGGTGCTGCTGTACCTGGAGGAGGGCCGGCGGCAGGTGAACTCGCGCTGCGCGGAGCTGGAGCCGTGGCAGATCATCGGGGCCTCGGTCATCACCACGCTGGGAGCGGTGTGGCTCAAGGGCTTCCTTTTCCAGCAAGAAA GTCTCACATCCCGAATCAAGAAGCAGTTCTTTCGAATCATCAGAATTATACCCTTTGTTGGCAACGCA ATCCAGAGCCAGCTCAACAAGGCTTTGGATGACATGTCCGCAAGTATGTGCACTCTGAAGGAGGGGATGAGCTACATTAAAGAGCTGCCCTCTAAAGGTCTCTCTCAGAACCAAGTCATGGACAAAATCAGAGAGTATGAGACGCTGA ATGATGTGAAGTGGGAGAAAGGGTGCGTTTCGGGTGCAGTGTACTGGGGTGACGAGTCGCTGACCAACCTCCTGGTGAAG GTGTATGGAGACTTCGCGTGGAGCAACCCTCTTCACCCGGACATCTTTCCCGGCGTGAGGAAGATGGAAGCGGAGGTCGTCAGGATGGCTTGCTCACTTTTCCACGGTGGTCCTAACTCCTGTGGCACG GTGACTTCAGGAGGAACCGAGAGCATCCTGATGGCCTGCAAGGCTTACAGAGACATGGCCTACGAACGAGGTGTCAAATACCCTGAAAT CCTCGCACCCGTGAGCGTCCACGCGGCTTTTGACAAAGCGGCGCATTACTTCGGGATGAAGCTCATTCACATTCCCCTCGACAAGAAGACTATGAAAGTGGACGTGAAG GCTATGAGGAGAGCCATCAGCAAGAACACGGCCATGCTGGTCTGCTCTGCGCCTCAGTTTCCTCACGGAATCGTCGACCCTGTTGAGGAAGTGGCCAAG CTGGCCGTGCGCTACAACATCCCGCTGCATGTGGACGCTTGTCTGGGGGGTTTTCTCATTGTCTTCATGGCCAAGGCCGGTTATCCACTGGCCCCGTTTGACTTCAGGGTAAAAGGTGTAACCAGCATCTCTGCAGACACCCACAAG TATGGCTACGCCCCCAAAGGTTCCTCAGTGATCCTCTACAGTGACAAAAAGTACCGTCACTACCAGTACTTCGTAGCTCCGGACTGGCAGGGGGGAATCTACGCCTCGCCCTCTGTGGCGGGCTCCAGGCCGGGAGGGATCATCGCCGCCTGCTGGGCGACCATGATGCACATGGGAGAGGACGGATACGTCGACGCCACCAGGAAGATCATCAACACGGCGCGGAAGATCAAAACAGA AATCGGCAAGATTAAAGGAGTGTTCGTGTTTGGGGATCCGGAGGTGTCGGTGGTGGCCATCGGCTCTGACGTTTTTGACATTTTCCGTCTTTCTAATGCACTGACGTCGAAGGGCTGGAACCTGAACACTCTGCAGTACCCATCGAG CATCCACATTTGTTGCACGGTTTTGCACACCCGCCCAGGCGTCGCCGATAAGTTCATTCGCGACATCAAAGACCAGGTCGCCATCATCATGAAGAACCCCAAAGAGAAGACCACAGGAATG GGAGCGATCTACGGTATGGCCCAGTCCATCCCGGACAGGTCCATGGTGACGGAGATCTCCCGCGGTTTCCTGGACTGCCTCTACAACACCGAGCTCCCCAAGTCGGCCGTCAGCCACATGAACGGCAACGGCAAAGCCCACTGA